In Nostoc piscinale CENA21, the genomic stretch AAGTGGTAAGTCAAAATACAACTCCCCATAATTATTAATTTCTTTGCCTGATGCTTAACTGAACTTTATTGGTCTTTAATAGATGTTTAAAAATCTGCTCAGTTAACAGATATATGTCAAACTCGCTCAAAGCATCAACAACTGGACTGGCAATTGTAGACAAGGCGCGAAAACGTCTTGGTTGGACGAAAACTAGTACGGCGCGTTGGTGGCAAGATGCTCACACTTCTAGAGCTAGTTTAAGGCGATTTTGGCAGGGCGATCGCATTCAACAAGAAATTTTCATCGCTATCTGTCAGGCTGTTGGCATTAATGATTGGCAAAGTATTGCAGAAATACTTGACGCAGACTTCGAGGAAGTCTCTACACAATACCTTGACTGGGATGAAGCACCTGATGTTGAAAGTTTTTATGGACGCAATCAAGAATTAACTAAGCTTGAACAATGGATTGTAGGCAATCGCTGTAAACTAATCATTATCACAGGGATGGCTGGCATTGGCAAAACGTCTCTGGCTCTGGCTTTAGCTGATTGTCTTCAGTTAAAATTTGATGGCTTAATCTGGAAAACCCTTCATTTTGCGCCATCCCTAGTTTTGCTGTTAGATGGACTTCTCCACACCTTTAAGCAAACTCCAGTTGATGATTTTTCCCAAGATACCGCAAAACTCATTCACCATCTGCAACAGCGTCGGTGTTTATTAATACTTGATGGGTTGGATGAGTCAGAGAAACACTATCATCAATTTATCCAGCAATTAAGCCGCGCTCATCATCAAAGTTGCATTATCCTCACCAGTCGAGAACAACCAAATATTATTGAGTCGAATAGTAAAACGGTTCGCAGTCTCACTTTAACAGGATTACCAAAAGCTGCGGCTGTGGAACTATTGCAAGCCAGAGGATTCACAGGTAAGGAAATCGGATTATCACCCTTGATTCAACTTTATCGCGGCAATCCTTTGGCACTCAAACTAGTTACGCCATTGATTCAGTCTGTGTTTGGTAAGAATATTGCGGCTTTTCTGAGTCAAAATACGATAGTAATTGGCGATCGCTTGCGTGCTATCCTTAAGCAACAGTTTGAACAACTGAGTGATTTAGAACAAGATATTCTCTATTGGTTAGCAATTTGGCAACAACCAATTTCTTTTAGTCGCTTGCAAACTCATTTACTCATTTCTCTCGACCCAGCTACAGTTTTAGATGCTATTGTCAGCTTGGAACGGCGATCGCTTTTAGAAAAATGGATTTGTAGTGATGCACCAGCTTTTACTTTGCAACCAATGGTGATGAAAATTGTCACCGATGAATTAGTAGAACGTGGGACTCAAGAGATAATTCAGGTTATGCAGAGTCAAGATATCGCTGATTTTAAAATTTTGCGAACCCATTGGTTATTGCGTCCAGGCAGTGATGATATTGTTGGCGATCGCATTTTGCATCAACTACAAGAAAAACTCTGGCAGATTTATAGGGCAAATCTCGTACAAAATCTCCAGCAAATTCTATTACTTTTAAATGATAAATCACCTTTAGCAATTGGTTATATTGCTTGCAATATCACAACAATTATTAATCGATTAGGATAGTGACCAAATACTAGAAGTATTTAAAATAAATCCTGCTAAAACTGGATCTGCACTTACTGTCTCAGGATTTTCTAAACATTATTGTGGTTTATCAGGATAATAAATACAGCACTTTGCGTAACAGTTAGGCACAATATTTAAGAAGATAAAGTAAAAAATAAGATGAAACCATACTCAATAGATTTAAGAGAGAAAATAATTAGTGTTTACGAAGCAGGAAATACATCAATTAGGAAAGTAGCAGCAAGATTCAAGGTAAGTAAAAATACAGTGCAAGGATTGGTAAAGCAAAAACGGGAACAAGGAACGTTACAGCCAAGACCAGCAACGGGAGGAAAAGCAAGTCAACTGTCTGGTTATGAACACCAGATAGAGGAAATGGTGGCGGAATTTCCAGATTATACCCTAGCCGAATATTGTGAATATTGGGGAGAAAAAACAGGAGTCAGATTGAGTGAGAGTGCAATGTGCAGATTTCTCCAAAAACAAGAATTGACAGTCAAAAAAAACACTCAAAAGCAGCCAAGGTCACAGAGAAACAACACAAAATAAACGGTTAGAGTATTGGGAAATTATCCGGGATGTCTGCTGTACGGTTNNNNNNNNNNNNNNNNNNNNNNNNNNNNNNNNNNNNNNNNNNNNNNNNNNNNNNTTTCCAACTTATTCCTGCTGCTTTAAACAAATCGTAGTAACTTTTTTTCGTTTCGTAAACTACATCGTATTCAAAAGCTAGTTTATACTCTAATTCTCCTATTTCCCAATAATCCTTTGTTTGAAGCCAACTCAATACTTCCTCTCGCTGCTCATTACTCAAATAGCTTTTTCTTCCTTTATAATTTAGTCTTAGACCATCAACACCATTCTCCTCATATACTTGTTTCCAACCTGTTATTGAACCAAGTGAAACACCAAGAATTTTCTTGATTTCCTCATATAAGTAACCTTGATAAACCAGCTTTACTGCTAATCCTTTTCTCGCTTCACGGGCATTTATATTTTGAACTATAAATTCCTCTAGTTCAGCGATCGCCTGCTGCAAGTGCTGATTCAGCATTGTT encodes the following:
- a CDS encoding NB-ARC domain-containing protein, which gives rise to MSNSLKASTTGLAIVDKARKRLGWTKTSTARWWQDAHTSRASLRRFWQGDRIQQEIFIAICQAVGINDWQSIAEILDADFEEVSTQYLDWDEAPDVESFYGRNQELTKLEQWIVGNRCKLIIITGMAGIGKTSLALALADCLQLKFDGLIWKTLHFAPSLVLLLDGLLHTFKQTPVDDFSQDTAKLIHHLQQRRCLLILDGLDESEKHYHQFIQQLSRAHHQSCIILTSREQPNIIESNSKTVRSLTLTGLPKAAAVELLQARGFTGKEIGLSPLIQLYRGNPLALKLVTPLIQSVFGKNIAAFLSQNTIVIGDRLRAILKQQFEQLSDLEQDILYWLAIWQQPISFSRLQTHLLISLDPATVLDAIVSLERRSLLEKWICSDAPAFTLQPMVMKIVTDELVERGTQEIIQVMQSQDIADFKILRTHWLLRPGSDDIVGDRILHQLQEKLWQIYRANLVQNLQQILLLLNDKSPLAIGYIACNITTIINRLG
- a CDS encoding helix-turn-helix domain-containing protein, with the protein product MKPYSIDLREKIISVYEAGNTSIRKVAARFKVSKNTVQGLVKQKREQGTLQPRPATGGKASQLSGYEHQIEEMVAEFPDYTLAEYCEYWGEKTGVRLSESAMCRFLQKQELTVKKNTQKQPRSQRNNTK
- a CDS encoding helix-turn-helix domain-containing protein; this translates as MLNQHLQQAIAELEEFIVQNINAREARKGLAVKLVYQGYLYEEIKKILGVSLGSITGWKQVYEENGVDGLRLNYKGRKSYLSNEQREEVLSWLQTKDYWEIGELEYKLAFEYDVVYETKKSYYDLFKAAGISWK